In one Bacillus mesophilus genomic region, the following are encoded:
- a CDS encoding histidine phosphatase family protein: protein MVHTLAITLLRHGITEDNRKNRFIGWSDVPLSEEGEQLLVHNCYPKPDYILCSDLLRCRQTLSNIYGHHPNVPVEYSDKWRELSFGQWERKSHEELLGNEAYEHWLQEWETAPIPDGESFTTFSDRLLLAWNDARELLVSSTISELVIITHGGPIRKLLTEVAPTYKPFWEWQVDYGSGYRFETTIDRLRRNERCISLQAVPFKENEAGCDS, encoded by the coding sequence ATGGTTCATACTTTGGCTATTACTCTACTTCGTCATGGTATAACAGAAGATAATAGGAAAAATCGATTCATCGGTTGGAGTGACGTTCCGCTATCAGAAGAAGGTGAGCAGTTACTCGTTCACAATTGTTATCCTAAGCCTGACTATATTCTTTGTAGTGATCTGCTGAGATGTAGACAGACCTTATCTAACATATATGGACATCATCCTAATGTGCCTGTTGAGTATTCCGATAAATGGAGAGAACTTTCATTTGGTCAATGGGAGAGAAAATCACACGAGGAGCTACTCGGAAATGAAGCCTACGAACACTGGCTTCAAGAGTGGGAAACAGCTCCTATCCCAGATGGAGAAAGCTTTACAACTTTTAGTGATCGACTACTGTTAGCTTGGAATGATGCTAGGGAGCTACTTGTCTCATCTACAATAAGCGAACTAGTCATCATTACACATGGAGGACCTATTAGGAAGCTCTTAACAGAGGTTGCTCCTACCTACAAACCCTTCTGGGAATGGCAGGTTGACTATGGAAGTGGTTATCGCTTCGAAACAACCATAGACCGATTAAGGAGGAATGAACGGTGTATTTCGTTACAGGCGGTGCCTTTCAAGGAAAACGAAGCTGGGTGCGACAGTTAA
- a CDS encoding ECF transporter S component: MSSLKKQTFIILFFGLSAIGAAIKIPLGISSIALDSAPALLATILLGPIYGAIIGAGGHFISAYLGGLPLGAFHLLIALEMGVIIYLTGVLCKKGTPIIGLCFFIICSTVVAPLPFYFILTSAFYWTILFPLFVGSTLNSIIVAAIYKPLQGYLNRTGFYA; encoded by the coding sequence ATGAGTTCTCTCAAAAAGCAAACGTTCATTATTTTGTTTTTTGGTTTATCCGCAATCGGTGCAGCAATTAAAATTCCTTTAGGGATCTCTAGTATTGCCCTGGATAGTGCACCTGCATTACTTGCAACAATTCTGTTAGGTCCTATATATGGAGCCATTATTGGTGCAGGAGGACACTTCATTTCTGCTTATTTAGGAGGACTTCCTTTAGGGGCATTCCACCTACTCATTGCGTTAGAAATGGGGGTCATTATTTATTTAACAGGCGTTCTTTGTAAAAAAGGAACCCCCATTATTGGGTTGTGCTTTTTTATCATTTGCTCAACAGTAGTGGCTCCACTTCCGTTCTATTTTATTCTAACTTCAGCGTTTTATTGGACTATTTTATTTCCGTTATTCGTTGGATCAACCCTAAATAGTATCATCGTTGCTGCCATCTATAAACCATTACAGGGCTACCTAAACAGGACTGGATTTTATGCGTGA
- a CDS encoding histidine phosphatase family protein, whose amino-acid sequence MTTICLVRHGETDWNVIGKLQGRTDIPLNARGISQAEECRDYLKAYDWDIVVTSPLMRARKTAEIINEGIQASFVVMEEFQEKSFGEAEGMTAEERQATFPNHNYTSQEDTTVFHQRLIKGLSKINELYQDQKVLLVAHGAVIHALLKLLSDGNPEIERTPLFNACISNLHFKEEKWQIKDYNQVAHLSEYHNPLNKL is encoded by the coding sequence ATGACAACGATTTGTTTAGTTAGACATGGAGAAACAGATTGGAATGTGATTGGAAAACTGCAAGGAAGAACCGACATCCCGTTAAATGCAAGGGGGATTTCTCAGGCAGAAGAATGTAGAGACTATTTAAAAGCTTACGATTGGGATATAGTGGTGACGAGTCCATTAATGCGTGCTAGAAAGACTGCCGAGATTATTAATGAAGGAATACAAGCCTCATTTGTTGTTATGGAAGAATTTCAGGAGAAGTCCTTTGGAGAGGCTGAAGGGATGACCGCTGAGGAAAGGCAAGCCACCTTCCCAAACCATAATTACACTAGTCAAGAAGATACAACTGTGTTTCATCAACGATTAATCAAAGGACTTTCTAAAATTAATGAGTTATATCAAGATCAAAAGGTGTTACTGGTTGCACATGGAGCTGTCATTCATGCATTATTAAAACTTCTCTCTGATGGAAATCCCGAGATAGAAAGAACACCTCTTTTTAACGCATGTATTAGCAATCTTCACTTCAAAGAAGAGAAGTGGCAGATCAAGGATTATAATCAGGTTGCTCATCTATCTGAATATCACAACCCGTTAAATAAACTGTAA
- a CDS encoding cob(I)yrinic acid a,c-diamide adenosyltransferase, whose translation MKIYTRTGDKGQTSIIGGRVEKDDIRVHAYGTIDEVNSFVGQAMLELDPQIFSDVLAELEKIQHELFDCGGDLSTVEGKRPYQVTEEMIDFLEARIDAYIEEAPDLERFILPGGTRASAIIHIARTVTRRAERHIVSLARVESINNIALKYVNRLSDYFFALARVINARQGVKDVEYERSAIVFRDGKRKEK comes from the coding sequence ATGAAGATATATACAAGAACCGGTGACAAAGGACAAACCAGTATAATTGGTGGGAGAGTAGAAAAGGATGATATTCGTGTTCATGCTTATGGGACGATTGATGAAGTGAATTCCTTTGTTGGCCAAGCCATGTTAGAGCTTGATCCTCAAATTTTTTCAGATGTATTAGCAGAACTCGAGAAAATTCAACATGAATTGTTTGATTGTGGAGGAGATTTGTCCACTGTTGAGGGAAAGCGCCCATATCAAGTAACTGAAGAAATGATTGATTTTCTTGAAGCTAGAATTGATGCATACATAGAAGAAGCTCCAGATTTAGAAAGATTTATCCTTCCTGGTGGTACTAGGGCTTCAGCCATTATCCATATTGCTAGAACAGTTACTAGAAGAGCAGAACGCCATATCGTTAGCTTAGCAAGGGTAGAGAGTATCAATAATATCGCTCTGAAATATGTTAATCGTCTTTCGGATTATTTCTTTGCACTTGCACGCGTCATCAATGCTCGTCAAGGTGTTAAGGACGTAGAGTATGAAAGAAGTGCAATAGTTTTTAGAGATGGCAAGAGGAAGGAAAAATGA
- a CDS encoding Mpo1-like protein, with protein sequence MFDRWRRDLIQYQKVHQNKYNQWLHYFAFLFAFVAWIFLLINIYVTIVFALLHYVLSWIGHFHFEKNKPASFKYPWLGFYAGFSWFFIRSFEILLRKKLLPKE encoded by the coding sequence ATGTTTGATAGATGGAGAAGGGATTTGATTCAATATCAAAAGGTTCATCAAAATAAGTATAATCAATGGCTTCATTATTTTGCTTTTTTGTTTGCGTTCGTTGCCTGGATCTTTTTACTCATAAATATATATGTGACGATTGTATTCGCGCTTTTACACTATGTTCTTTCCTGGATTGGTCATTTTCACTTCGAAAAGAATAAACCAGCTTCATTCAAGTACCCTTGGCTTGGATTTTATGCAGGATTTAGTTGGTTCTTTATCCGTAGTTTTGAAATCCTCTTAAGGAAAAAGCTATTGCCTAAGGAATAG
- a CDS encoding ATPase gives MRDVLYYRDENSSTELIITTDNSGGVGLKEQDLVRVPNDVVGYYAARVALMEHLSVGGSPQMVIVQNFTGDHAWNEYKSGINKAMNELGLDSVPMIGSSETNFTLLQSAMSVTVIGKSVVKRDHTPVHAEFAVIGTPLIGQDVVNMEDKVLPLTLFNYLLSQKGIYEIVPIGSKGIQAEWDMLCNRNKLPWLGIRADDSISLKQSAGPSTCVLISFDPAKLAYIKKATGSYFHLLSISADE, from the coding sequence ATGCGTGATGTATTGTATTACAGGGATGAGAATTCCTCAACTGAATTAATAATAACAACTGACAATTCAGGTGGAGTAGGCTTAAAAGAGCAGGATCTAGTAAGAGTTCCTAATGATGTCGTGGGATATTATGCAGCTAGAGTCGCACTAATGGAACACTTGAGTGTAGGTGGTTCTCCACAAATGGTGATAGTTCAAAATTTTACAGGTGATCATGCTTGGAATGAATACAAATCTGGCATAAACAAGGCTATGAACGAGCTTGGTCTAGATTCTGTACCTATGATAGGAAGTAGCGAGACAAATTTTACACTCCTTCAATCAGCGATGAGTGTAACCGTCATTGGAAAGTCAGTGGTGAAGCGGGACCATACACCTGTACATGCTGAGTTTGCTGTCATTGGTACTCCTTTAATTGGACAGGATGTGGTCAACATGGAAGATAAAGTGCTCCCTCTTACGCTATTCAACTACCTGCTTTCCCAAAAAGGAATTTATGAAATAGTACCAATTGGCTCAAAAGGGATTCAAGCGGAATGGGACATGCTTTGTAACCGGAATAAGCTACCATGGTTAGGAATTCGGGCAGATGATTCAATCTCGTTGAAACAATCAGCGGGTCCATCTACTTGTGTCCTGATTAGTTTTGACCCAGCTAAGTTAGCATACATTAAAAAGGCAACAGGCTCTTATTTTCATCTTTTAAGTATAAGCGCGGATGAATGA
- a CDS encoding bifunctional adenosylcobinamide kinase/adenosylcobinamide-phosphate guanylyltransferase, whose product MYFVTGGAFQGKRSWVRQLIGYQEENSNSHVWINGYVQSLPSVHEIPHKTNTIIIEGMEKLIHNELQEEKKRDHWKRKLQPFVDWEKQNAQRNLIIIGCEIGLGVVPMNKQDRLHRDIVGWVYQDLAKQSENVVRLWCGLPEKIKGGA is encoded by the coding sequence GTGTATTTCGTTACAGGCGGTGCCTTTCAAGGAAAACGAAGCTGGGTGCGACAGTTAATAGGCTATCAGGAGGAGAATTCTAATTCTCATGTTTGGATTAATGGATATGTACAGAGTCTGCCATCTGTTCATGAGATTCCACACAAGACAAACACGATTATTATTGAAGGCATGGAAAAGCTGATTCATAACGAACTTCAAGAGGAAAAGAAACGTGACCACTGGAAGCGAAAGCTACAACCATTTGTTGATTGGGAAAAGCAAAATGCTCAAAGAAATTTAATTATTATAGGGTGCGAAATCGGGCTAGGGGTTGTACCGATGAATAAACAAGACCGATTACATCGTGATATAGTAGGATGGGTATATCAGGATCTTGCCAAGCAGTCTGAGAATGTAGTAAGACTTTGGTGTGGACTACCAGAAAAAATTAAAGGAGGAGCATAA